One segment of Argiope bruennichi chromosome 11, qqArgBrue1.1, whole genome shotgun sequence DNA contains the following:
- the LOC129956795 gene encoding uncharacterized protein LOC129956795 has translation MAPPKKGPFSGHRKAHISLNQHEHFDHFFVIKRVSELKETFETVSPFLVQKAIQATVGEISSIRKMRSGDLLVEVSSRKQANQIQKLKALATISVIVTPHQSLNTSKGVITCGELLNVPIEEITSEMKSQGVTHVRRIAIRRDGELLETKHHILTFQTPKLPEFVYAGYIKLPVRPYIPNPLRCFQCQRFGHSKANCRGSVTCARCAQKGHDSQQCSAQEMCVNCKGKHPSYSRSCPRWTLEKQVTTIKVKENLSYPEARKKVQAQTPIPGVSYASVVKKPFCENCSCENCIKYVKNSNPPEKTSDSDTELSTNASIDNPKPVKQKSKSKSKSLTLNLAKRGLTHKDLQKKLRKSTSKNSVALGLATKGVVHKDLQSIFGDTLYSPDFKLHPSEDEDELEMSCEDQATPTTAPSTSKRLS, from the coding sequence atggctcctcccaaaAAGGGTCCTTTCAGTGGGCATCGTAAAGCACATATTTCTCTTAACCAACATGaacattttgatcattttttcgtTATTAAACGTGTTTCCGAACTAAAAGAGACTTTTGAAACTGTATCTCCCTTCTTGGTCCAGAAAGCTATACAAGCAACAGTCGGAGAAATCTCATCCATTCGAAAGATGAGATCTGGCGACTTGCTGGTAGAGGTCTCATCTCGAAAGCAAGCTAACCAAATACAGAAACTTAAGGCCTTGGCAACGATATCGGTCATAGTAACCCCTCACCAatctttaaatacttcaaaaggCGTCATTACCTGTGGAGAGTTATTAAATGTTCCCATAGAGGAAATAACTTCTGAAATGAAATCACAAGGAGTTACACACGTTCGTCGAATTGCTATACGGCGTGACGGAGAACTCCTCGAAACTAAGCACCATATTCTTACCTTTCAGACGCCAAAATTACCTGAATTCGTATATGCAGGCTACATTAAGTTGCCGGTGAGGCCCTATATTCCCAACCCATTAAGGTGTTTCCAGTGCCAGCGTTTCGGCCATTCGAAAGCAAATTGCCGCGGGTCTGTCACATGTGCCCGCTGTGCACAGAAAGGTCATGACAGTCAGCAGTGTTCTGCACAAGAAATGTGCGTGAACTGCAAAGGCAAACACCCCTCTTATTCTCGATCCTGCCCTCGCTGGACACTGGAAAAACAAGTTACTACcattaaagtgaaagaaaatttaagctACCCCGAAGCTAGAAAAAAGGTTCAGGCTCAAACTCCCATACCTGGTGTCAGCTATGCTTCAGTAGTTAAGAAGCCGTTTTGTGAAAATTGCTCATgtgaaaactgtataaaatatgtcaaaaattccAACCCTCCTGAAAAAACATCAGACTCTGACACAGAGCTTTCCACAAATGCTTCAATTGACAACCCTAAACCTGTTAAGCAGAAATCAAAATCAAAGTCAAAATCACTGACCTTAAATTTAGCAAAACGTGGCCTTACACACAAAGACTTGcaaaagaaattgagaaaatcAACCTCAAAAAATTCTGTTGCTTTGGGACTAGCAACTAAGGGTGTGGTGCATAAGGATTTACAATCCATCTTTGGCGACACACTTTACAGTCCCGACTTTAAATTACATCCGTCTGAGGATGAAGACGAacttgaaatgagttgcgaagaCCAGGCAACTCCAACAACTGCTCCTTCTACTTCCAAGCGACTCTCTTGA